One stretch of Leadbetterella byssophila DSM 17132 DNA includes these proteins:
- a CDS encoding histidine phosphatase family protein, which yields MSKKTIYLIRHGETEYNKSGAVQGRGINADLNETGQMQARAFYEHYKDIPFQKVYISTLKRTYQTAYGFIDAGIPYESLEGLDEISWGTVEGKTLHETGYQVFKEVLHSWESGDTKAKLEGGESPEEVVVRQKAAFSHILSHKNEDLILITMHGRAMRILLSHLLGTPLSMMDQYEHSNTCLYILEYDYDKEAFSLVSANNTDHLKIHLNL from the coding sequence ATGTCAAAAAAAACTATATACCTGATCCGTCATGGTGAAACTGAATACAATAAATCAGGTGCTGTGCAAGGAAGAGGAATAAATGCAGATCTTAATGAAACAGGCCAAATGCAGGCTCGGGCATTCTATGAACACTACAAAGATATCCCCTTTCAAAAAGTATATATTTCTACGTTAAAGCGCACATATCAAACGGCTTACGGGTTTATTGATGCCGGAATTCCTTACGAGTCTCTGGAAGGATTAGATGAAATCAGTTGGGGTACGGTAGAAGGTAAAACCTTGCACGAAACAGGCTATCAGGTTTTTAAAGAGGTATTGCACAGTTGGGAATCTGGAGATACAAAGGCCAAATTAGAAGGCGGGGAGAGTCCGGAAGAGGTGGTAGTTCGTCAGAAAGCGGCTTTTTCTCACATTTTATCTCATAAAAATGAGGATTTGATACTCATTACCATGCATGGTAGGGCCATGAGGATACTTTTATCCCACCTGTTAGGTACTCCCTTAAGCATGATGGACCAGTATGAGCATTCTAATACCTGCCTTTATATTTTAGAATACGACTACGATAAGGAAGCATTTAGTCTGGTTTCTGCTAACAATACAGATCACCTAAAAATCCATTTAAATCTATAA
- a CDS encoding sensor histidine kinase, producing MNQRQFYWAFQIIGWVFYALSDLAYFVLFLQPNSLSELEAMVFNSCIYVLTGISLTHFFKLIFKNYEWIKLPVNQLVIRCLLGVILITSLFTAINISLYEEYFGEKTARISWYFKDFAYIINFSKPMVIWVLLYIFVAYTIEIQKNNIERIRMQASIEASEAKILKAQINPHFMFNALNSIRALILEEPKKAQTGITQLSNILRSSLVANRRTTIPLKEELKTIEDYLALEKVRYEERLQSTLEIDPSTLHIEVPPMMLQTLVENAIKHGVQKAEKWGFVEVKSFIEEGILTLTIRNTGVYVEHNNHGDDSGFGLQNTRRRLNLIYGTEASFNIYQEEPLIVQAIVKIPLEKKVTLNSENDEDHHS from the coding sequence ATGAATCAAAGACAGTTTTATTGGGCCTTTCAAATCATCGGATGGGTGTTTTATGCCCTATCTGATTTGGCTTATTTTGTGCTTTTTCTACAGCCAAATAGTTTGTCAGAATTAGAGGCCATGGTTTTTAATTCTTGTATTTATGTGCTTACAGGGATTTCATTGACCCATTTTTTTAAATTGATATTTAAGAATTACGAGTGGATCAAGTTGCCTGTAAACCAACTAGTCATTCGCTGCCTTTTAGGAGTGATATTGATTACATCTCTCTTTACTGCGATAAACATTTCCCTTTACGAAGAATATTTCGGGGAGAAGACAGCACGTATCTCCTGGTATTTTAAGGACTTTGCTTATATTATCAACTTTAGTAAACCTATGGTGATCTGGGTTTTGCTATATATTTTCGTAGCCTACACCATTGAGATTCAAAAGAATAATATAGAAAGGATTAGGATGCAAGCTTCCATTGAAGCTTCAGAGGCAAAGATCTTAAAGGCCCAAATCAATCCTCATTTCATGTTTAATGCCTTGAACAGTATACGGGCCTTGATTTTAGAGGAGCCCAAAAAGGCTCAGACCGGTATTACCCAACTTTCCAATATTCTCCGAAGTTCCCTAGTGGCTAACCGGCGAACGACCATCCCTCTAAAGGAGGAACTGAAAACCATAGAGGATTATTTGGCACTGGAAAAGGTGAGGTACGAAGAAAGGCTGCAGTCAACTTTGGAAATAGATCCTTCTACGCTGCATATTGAAGTTCCTCCAATGATGCTTCAGACCCTTGTAGAAAATGCTATTAAGCATGGGGTTCAAAAGGCTGAGAAATGGGGATTTGTAGAAGTGAAGAGTTTTATTGAGGAAGGCATTTTGACCTTAACCATTAGAAATACCGGGGTGTATGTAGAGCATAATAATCATGGAGATGATTCAGGCTTTGGATTACAGAACACTCGAAGAAGATTGAACCTAATCTATGGTACAGAGGCTTCGTTTAATATTTACCAAGAAGAGCCTCTGATAGTTCAAGCCATAGTGAAAATACCCTTAGAAAAGAAAGTAACTTTAAATTCCGAAAACGATGAAGACCATCATAGTTGA
- a CDS encoding hotdog fold thioesterase yields the protein MFKNNIDLDVFLEMSKNTLGDHLGISFVELGTDYIIAKMPVDHRTKQPFGILHGGASVALAETLGSIASVLCLDDPMKQKAVGLEINANHLRPVSEGWVYGKVTPIHIGRRTHIWDIKITDENQKLVCVSRLTVAIV from the coding sequence ATGTTTAAGAACAATATTGACCTGGATGTTTTCCTGGAAATGAGCAAAAACACCTTAGGTGATCACCTGGGAATAAGCTTCGTTGAATTAGGCACAGATTATATTATAGCTAAAATGCCGGTAGATCATAGAACGAAGCAGCCCTTTGGCATTCTACATGGTGGTGCTTCTGTGGCTTTGGCAGAAACCTTAGGTAGTATAGCATCCGTATTATGCTTAGATGACCCCATGAAACAGAAAGCGGTAGGACTGGAGATCAATGCTAACCACCTCCGACCGGTATCAGAAGGATGGGTGTATGGAAAAGTGACTCCCATACACATTGGAAGAAGGACACACATATGGGACATCAAGATAACTGACGAAAATCAAAAGTTAGTTTGCGTCAGTAGATTGACCGTAGCAATAGTCTGA
- a CDS encoding patatin-like phospholipase family protein, with protein sequence MKALVLGGGALKGAWQVGAIQAIFEKGFVPDMIYGISAGALNSSFLVAEAGRQQHKYGYIDWNGANKKLISFWLNNITKPEDVGIPKSYWTLGVDTMLGRFDGLLDVNPLHEKVKKYVSVEDLQKSPIKIKVGAVNIHTGNMKYASPFEDYFMDYLRASSSIPIIMPPVQAGDDPKEVYMDGGLREVIPIRKAIEDGATEIYAVATHPRHRNMEPINHKNLLNIIERMKDISVNQLENNDIDWAENYNQNLVSLYGFTINKKIKLKVIRPEENIPIKLTSFNLDDIKACIKSGYEKGYSVINRE encoded by the coding sequence ATGAAAGCATTAGTTCTAGGAGGAGGAGCACTCAAAGGGGCATGGCAAGTAGGTGCCATTCAAGCCATTTTTGAAAAGGGATTCGTACCTGACATGATTTATGGTATATCTGCCGGTGCCCTGAACTCTTCATTTTTAGTTGCAGAAGCCGGAAGGCAACAACACAAGTACGGATACATTGACTGGAATGGAGCCAACAAAAAACTCATCAGCTTCTGGTTGAATAATATCACCAAGCCGGAAGACGTGGGAATCCCAAAATCTTATTGGACCTTAGGAGTAGATACCATGCTGGGTAGGTTTGACGGGCTTTTGGATGTCAATCCTCTACATGAAAAAGTAAAGAAATACGTGTCAGTAGAAGATCTGCAAAAAAGCCCCATCAAAATAAAGGTAGGTGCAGTAAATATTCACACAGGAAATATGAAATATGCTTCTCCCTTTGAAGATTATTTCATGGATTACCTGAGAGCCAGTTCGTCTATTCCCATCATAATGCCACCTGTTCAAGCAGGAGATGACCCGAAAGAAGTTTATATGGATGGTGGTTTAAGAGAAGTAATTCCTATCCGAAAGGCTATAGAAGATGGAGCTACAGAAATTTATGCCGTAGCTACCCATCCGAGACATAGAAACATGGAACCTATCAATCATAAAAACCTTCTCAATATTATTGAAAGAATGAAGGATATCTCCGTTAACCAATTGGAGAATAATGATATTGATTGGGCAGAGAACTACAACCAGAACCTGGTCTCTCTGTATGGATTTACCATTAACAAAAAGATCAAATTGAAGGTCATTCGCCCAGAAGAAAACATACCCATAAAATTAACCAGTTTTAATCTGGATGACATAAAAGCTTGCATTAAAAGCGGCTATGAAAAAGGTTATTCCGTCATTAATAGAGAATAA